The proteins below come from a single Eucalyptus grandis isolate ANBG69807.140 chromosome 3, ASM1654582v1, whole genome shotgun sequence genomic window:
- the LOC108958212 gene encoding asparagine synthetase domain-containing protein 1-like: MSLIHPANTYMDLNIGIALWLAAGGDGWVYEERENENDEDLQLPNYKSHARIVLVGSGADEQCAGYGRHKTKYKHGRFMKYQWSQLFRKHRSTMLEVLMIIC; this comes from the exons ATGTCTCTTATTCATCCTGCTAATACTTACATG GACCTGAATATTGGAATAGCTTTATGGCTGGCTGCTGGTGGTGATGGCTGGGTgtatgaagaaagagagaatgaaaacGATGAGGATCTTCAACTTCCTAATTACAAGAGCCATGCCAGAATCGTCCTCGTTGGTTCTGGTGCTGATGAGCAGTGTGCCGGTTATGGCagacataaaacaaaatataaacatGGAAG GTTCATGAAATATCAATGGTCTCAGCTATTCAGGAAGCACAGAAGTACAATGTTAGAAgttttaatgattatatgttGA